A genomic region of Kribbella sp. NBC_00382 contains the following coding sequences:
- a CDS encoding AAA family ATPase, producing MLRPATARLASLFHEDASLAEGVSWLIEQHLRDFEDRPGAALLKSAALAVLGDGLLPDGAQVQSVDSEGLWVASGSHRYPLSEMSDGYRTVAALVVDILKQMYDAYGVLGVHITSGRPTVNYPGVVIIDEIDAHLHVSWQKRIGGWLTEHFPAIQFIVTTHSPYICQSADPGGLISLPGVDEDRPPSVVSTDVYDRVVYGSGDDAILSELFGMETLYSDRAEQDRSELVALELRVLRGEADPLERERYEVLSRRLISSPVARTDEIAARLLGQSRAHQ from the coding sequence GATCGAGCAACACCTTCGCGATTTTGAGGATCGCCCGGGAGCTGCTTTGCTCAAGTCTGCTGCTCTCGCGGTCCTTGGTGACGGCCTTTTGCCCGATGGCGCCCAAGTCCAGTCTGTCGACTCTGAAGGTCTATGGGTTGCAAGTGGCAGCCACCGATATCCACTCAGCGAGATGAGCGATGGTTATCGGACTGTTGCTGCTTTGGTGGTCGACATACTTAAGCAGATGTATGACGCGTATGGTGTTTTAGGAGTGCATATCACCAGCGGACGCCCGACGGTGAATTACCCCGGCGTTGTAATCATTGATGAGATAGATGCACACTTGCATGTGTCGTGGCAAAAGAGAATCGGCGGATGGCTGACCGAGCATTTTCCTGCTATACAATTCATTGTAACTACTCATAGTCCCTATATATGTCAGTCTGCGGACCCGGGCGGTCTGATCAGCCTGCCTGGCGTTGATGAGGATCGTCCGCCGAGCGTGGTTTCTACGGATGTCTACGACCGTGTCGTGTATGGCAGTGGAGACGATGCGATACTGTCCGAATTGTTCGGTATGGAAACCCTGTACTCGGATCGAGCCGAACAGGATCGCTCGGAATTGGTTGCGCTAGAGTTGCGGGTTCTTCGAGGGGAGGCCGATCCCCTGGAGCGAGAGCGGTATGAGGTCCTCTCCCGTCGTCTTATTAGCTCCCCTGTTGCGCGGACGGATGAGATCGCTGCTCGTCTGCTGGGTCAGTCGAGGGCGCATCAGTGA
- a CDS encoding citrate synthase: MTEQSLTVRDNRTGKDYDLAITDGTIRAADLKQISATDGDGGLATYDPGFVNTASTRSSVTFIDGDKGILEYRGYPIEQLAEQSNYLEVAYLLVNGALPDKTQYEAWVHDVTYHTFVHENLKTFMQGFRYDAHPMGMLLASVGALSTFYPESRDIFNEESRALQIRRLIAKMPTLGAFSFRHAQGKPYVYPDNELSYAANFLSMLFKMSEPKYAADDRLVRALEILFILHADHEQNASTNAVRAIGSTQVDPYSAVTGGIAALYGPLHGGANEAVLKMLRRIGSVDNVPSFIEGVKAGEERLMGFGHRVYKNYDPRAKIIKKAADDVFEVTGINPLLKIAVELEKIALEDEYFVSRKLYPNVDFYSGLIYEALQFPPEMFTVLFAIPRTSGWLAQWSESLTDTDQKIARPKQIYTGARGVQYVPMGDR; encoded by the coding sequence GTGACCGAACAGTCGCTCACCGTCCGGGACAACCGGACCGGCAAGGACTACGACCTTGCCATCACCGATGGCACCATCCGTGCCGCCGATCTCAAGCAGATCAGCGCAACCGACGGAGACGGTGGCCTGGCCACCTACGACCCCGGCTTCGTCAACACCGCCTCGACCCGCTCGTCCGTCACCTTCATCGACGGCGACAAAGGCATCCTCGAGTACCGCGGCTACCCGATCGAACAGCTCGCCGAGCAGTCGAACTACCTGGAGGTCGCGTACCTGCTGGTGAACGGTGCGCTGCCGGACAAGACGCAGTACGAGGCCTGGGTGCACGACGTGACGTATCACACGTTCGTGCACGAGAACCTGAAGACCTTCATGCAGGGCTTCCGGTACGACGCGCACCCGATGGGCATGCTGCTCGCCTCGGTGGGCGCGCTGTCCACGTTCTACCCGGAGTCGCGCGACATCTTCAACGAGGAGTCGCGGGCGCTGCAGATCCGCCGGCTGATCGCCAAGATGCCGACGCTGGGCGCGTTCTCCTTCCGGCACGCCCAGGGCAAGCCGTACGTCTACCCCGACAACGAGCTGAGCTACGCGGCCAACTTCTTGTCGATGCTGTTCAAGATGAGCGAGCCCAAGTACGCCGCCGACGACCGGCTGGTGCGCGCGCTGGAGATCCTGTTCATCCTGCACGCCGACCACGAGCAGAACGCCTCCACCAACGCGGTCCGGGCGATCGGCTCCACCCAGGTCGACCCGTACTCCGCGGTCACCGGCGGCATCGCGGCGCTCTACGGCCCGCTGCACGGCGGCGCCAACGAGGCGGTGCTGAAGATGCTGCGCCGGATCGGCTCGGTCGACAACGTGCCGTCGTTCATCGAGGGCGTGAAGGCCGGCGAAGAGCGGCTGATGGGCTTCGGCCACCGGGTCTACAAGAACTACGACCCGCGCGCCAAGATCATCAAGAAGGCCGCCGACGACGTGTTCGAGGTGACGGGCATCAACCCGCTGCTGAAGATCGCCGTCGAGCTGGAGAAGATCGCACTGGAGGACGAGTACTTCGTCTCCCGCAAGCTCTACCCGAACGTGGACTTCTACTCGGGCCTGATCTACGAGGCCCTGCAGTTCCCGCCGGAGATGTTCACCGTGCTGTTCGCCATCCCGCGTACCTCGGGCTGGCTGGCCCAGTGGTCGGAGTCGCTCACCGACACCGACCAGAAGATCGCCCGGCCGAAGCAGATCTACACCGGCGCCCGCGGCGTCCAGTACGTCCCGATGGGCGACCGCTGA